The Diadema setosum chromosome 1, eeDiaSeto1, whole genome shotgun sequence genome has a window encoding:
- the LOC140228981 gene encoding uncharacterized protein, which yields MWHEARRQERLIRGMMVDYKKRAERRREYYEKIKQDPTQFLRLHGRSSKIHLDPAVATSAESPATMMPWQGDSTHMIDRFDVRAHLDHIPQRTPELPTLDEIREEQSCNYERYRTLVHNDHAGISEEQCLHQIYVEEMFPEIQKKPGDEKEKLAAMRAAIGFSYDEGGTTLNTPTESKEEDATEEGDEDLSDSDSDVSFSEIDLDVVIDLDDLTAEQKKQVNVYGEKYGMAPEAFTRMLEREREEADEMKKAREDEEEKAMYSGRKSRRERRAIIERKLKERNKAGNSPPSYAARGSPTYAPYHRSHSRSSSSSRDSSPEQPGKVTFITSFGGEDEEDEERGKDRADKRESSKKRPSSSSSSAKPTSSASSTSARSSSRRYEGSASSSSLTSTTDSHSKSWRRRDRRRSTSRSRTRSRTRSRSRDRGNSHRAYDHGSRGRSPADSRVSSRYRRWSNSRSRSRSRSRSRERYRTSRSDLHDRHRMSSHAGYRRSRSRSLSRERHRSHRHRSKSRSKSRSRSPGNMTMNAVGTLLTTLRKDREEPATAKAAPSTTKPKLTPQEKLKLRMQKALNKQHKADKIKEYQKKSSKIQEQEDRDNVLREQARRMRMREREKWEKERDKEREVEVRRYRRRSKSRSLSRSRSRSYSPPPRRSYHDSPLAKSRYRRSRSRSISPPSQYRY from the exons ATGTGGCACGAGGCAAGAAGGCAGGAGCGGTTAATCCGCGGAATGATGGTGGACTACAAGAAAAGAGCGGAAAGGAGAAGAGAATATTATGAAAAGATC AAACAAGATCCTACTCAATTTCTCAGGCTTCATGGCAGATCATCCAAAATCCATCTCGATCCTGCTGTTGCTACTTCTGCTGAAAGCCCAGCAACAAT GATGCCATGGCAGGGAGACTCGACCCATATGATAGACAGGTTTGACGTACGCGCCCACTTGGACCACATACCCCAACGAACTCCGGAGCTGCCAACGCTGGATGAAATCCGCGAGGAGCAGAGCTGCAACTATGAGCGGTATCGCACTCTCGTTCACAATGACCATGCTGGAA TATCTGAAGAACAGTGCTTACATCAAATTTATGTGGAAGAAATGTTTCCAGAAATCCAGAAGAAACCtggagatgaaaaagaaaa ACTAGCAGCTATGCGAGCCGCAATTGGCTTCTCCTATGATGAGGGTGGAACGACGTTGAACACACCAACGGAAAGCAAAGAGGAGGATGCGACCGAAGAAGGAGATGAAGACCTTAGTGACAGCGACTCAGACGTCAGTTTCTCGGAGATTGATTTAG ATGTTGTCATCGATTTGGATGACTTGACTGCTGAACAGAAGAAACAAGTCAATGTCTATGGAGAAAAATATGGCATGGCCCCTGAAGCATTCACAAG AATGTTGGAAAGAGAACGGGAGGAGgcagatgagatgaaaaaaGCAAGAGAAGATGAAGAGGAGAAAGCCATGTATTCA GGAAGAAAGTCTCGTAGAGAGAGGAGAGCCATCATTGAAAGAAAGCTTAAGGAAAGAAACAAAGCTGGAAATAGTCCACCAAG CTATGCAGCCCGTGGCAGTCCTACTTACGCACCCTACCACCGCAGTCACTCCAGGTCGTCGTCCAGCAGCCGGGACAGCTCCCCGGAGCAGCCGGGCAAGGTCACCTTCATCACCAGCTTTGGTggggaggatgaggaggatgaggaaCGTGGCAAGGACCGCGCCGACAAACGGGAGTCTTCAAAGAAGAGgccgtcgtcgtcatcatcttcCGCCAAGCCGACGTCATCGGCCTCGTCGACTTCCGCCAGATCGTCTTCCAGACGCTACGAGGGCTCGGCGTCATCCTCTTCTCTCACTTCTACCACTGATTCTCACTCCAAATCATG GCGTCGGAGGGACAGGAGGAGGTCTACCTCGCGATCAAGGACACGCTCGAGGACGCGCTCTCGTTCCCGGGACCGAGGCAACTCTCACCGTGCATATGACCACGGCTCCAGGGGCAGATCACCTGCAGACTCCCGGGTATCTTCCCGGTACAGACGATGGTCCAACTCGCGCAGCCGATCCCGGTCGCGCTCCAGGTCACGTGAGCGGTACAGGACTTCAAGGTCAGATTTACACGACAGACACAGGATGAGCTCTCATGCTGGATACAGACGCTCACGGTCGCGATCGTTGTCGAGGGAGCGCCATCGCTCCCATCGCCATAGATCGAAATCGAGGTCCAAATCTCGTAGCAGATCACCTGGGAACATGACCATGAATGCGGTTGGGACGCTTCTGACCACATTAAG GAAAGATCGAGAGGAACCAGCAACAGCCAAAGCTGCCCCCTCCACCACCAAA CCCAAACTGACTCCACAAGAGAAACTGAAACTCAGAATGCAGAAGGCACTCAACAAACAAC ATAAAGCAGACAAGATCAAAGAGTACCAGAAGAAGTCGAGCAAAATTCAGGAGCAGGAG GACAGGGACAATGTACTGAGGGAGCAGGCTCGGAGGATGCGCATGAGAGAACGAGAAAAGTGGGAGAAGGAGCGAGACAAGGAGCGTGAAGTGGAAGTCCGCCGCTACAGAAGACGCTCAAAATCTCGCTCACTGTCGCGATCTAGGAGTCGTTCCTACTCCCCTCCGCCGAGACGCA GTTACCACGACTCCCCATTGGCAAAATCAAGATATCGCCGATCACGGAGCAGATCGATCTCCCCGCCTTCACAGTATAGATATTAG